agtaACGGTGGTTGAGAAATGCAGagcactgcccagggaagtggcaGAGTCCCCATCCCTCGTGGAACTTAAGGGgcatggatgtggcactaagggatgtggtttagtgatgggacttgGGAGGTCAGGCTGGTGGTGGGACTGGATCATcttgaaggtcctttccaacctaggCGATAACTATGATTTTACTGGCTGCTCATCCATGAGGGTCTCCTGCATCTTGCACCACTGTGATAACAACCTCCCCTCCTTTGCCCTCCCCAGAGATCAACAACGGCGTGGAGACCACAGACGagctgtccctctgctctgaAAACGGCTATGCCAACGAGATGGTCACCCCCACGGATCATCGGGGCACCAGGCTGCGGATGGACTGAGGGGCTCCAGCCCAACCCCACGTGTGGCCAACCCCGCGTTCGCTCCAGCAACGAGAGCTGCGCTCTCCTGCTTGCCATGGGATGGGAAACTTTGAGGAACTGCTGGCCGGGCAGAGATCCCTCCCCATTCCACCATCAGTGGCTGCTCCACCTCTCTGCTTATGAGATTGAGgggcttgttttgttgtttttgtttttgtttttttttgtaaatatgtagaaaatctgacttttttgtctttttttttgtcttttttttgcttttgttttatttcttgagTGTAATTTTTCCAGGGCATGAGTGGAAATACCGTGTTCATTAAACCCTCCACGTTATGGCTGAAGTTATTTGAACCTTGATGTGACAGCCTGAGTCTCCCCGGGGGGGAGTTTGGGACAGTTCCCCCCACCCTGCTCCATTCCTTCCCTTGATGCGTCGAGTGTGTAGCTGAGTTGTTTAAACTGTACGTTGTGAAGTTCTCGTGAAgtgtcattcttttttttctctgttttccttgttttatttttgttccccttccccctccaaTCCCCATCCTTATCCTTCCCCTTCCTGGGCAATGAAGTGTTAGCTGTAATTGAACAGGAGGCTGCTTGGAGGAGAGAAGCTTTCCTTGGAGAGGAGATGGCACTGCTCTTCCATGTTGGAGTTCAGAGCTGGAAGAGCTGCACTGGCTCAGAGGCTTGGTCACTTCTCTCTGTCCCGTTCCCCATCCCCAAAACTTGGATGTTGACAGAAAAAATGGCCTTCTTGGATTGTCCGTAGGCAAATCCTGGGCGGTAGCTGCAGATTGGCCTCTGCTGGCAGCAAcgctttggttttgttgttctttttctatctTCTCCATGAGTTGGGCACCTGGATGGTTTGCCCAAAGCAATGCCATGGGCACTGTCTCTGCTCCCATCTGGCTAAAGAGCGTCTGCATTTGCAGTAGCTCCTTACTTTGCTGCATCcgtgcaggaggaggaggaggagcagcggTGAGCCCCTCTGTGCCCTACAGATGCCCCTGGGTGAAGGAGATGTAAATAGTTTGGAAGCTGAAGTAGCCCAGGGAAGTAATTTATTCCCGCAAGGAGGTGTTTCCTACTTGCTTTAAAACCAGCATCTTTAAAGCTGCATGTCGGCATCCTGCAGAGGAGCAATGGTCTTGCAGCAGTTGCACACTCCCAGTGCAAAAGGCTTGAAACCAAAATCCTGGAGCAGAGGtttaaagaaacatgaaataaagcTTAGAAACCACACTGATGGCAGCTGTGTTTTATCCACCAGGGGTGGGATGCTCAGCTTCCTGCTCTCAGTCTGCGGGGTCTCACTGGGCAGAGCCTGTTTTGGGGTcactgtgctgtttgtgtgGTTCCCAAGGCAGCCAAATGCAGCTGGAAGCCTGACAGTGATGTGAGTGGCTCCTGGCTCGGTCCCTGTGGCCTTCTGGTGTTGGGTCACTCCTTCCCTCACCAGAACTTGGTTGGTACAATATGCAAAGTGGGAAATCCCATTAAGCACAGGCTTCCTTTGAAGCTTGGTGTGTTCCACCTTGGAAATGCCAGGAGCTGTTTCCCATGGAAGAAATGGGACCCAAAGCTCAGGCTTTGAGCTGAGCCTGCTTGCTGAGCCCTGGGAGAAACCGCCTTGTAGGAGAGAAGGGAGGTTTGGGGGATGCCACAGCAATCAGGCTCGAGCAGGTCGTCCTCGTGGTGGCAGCACTGGAGTTTTGAATCTTGAATGTACTGAAGTAGCATATTGAAACCTCAGAATCTTGGGTTCGGTGCGTAAGAATTAAGAGTGCAGAAGTGGTCATTGCAGCTGTGTATAGGGATGCCAAAGCGACATAAGGAACATACCTCTATTAATAATGCAAGTAAACAAATATGAATTGTGATGCTTTAGAACGCACCTTCCAAGCAGCACAAATTGAGACTTCAATTTGTCTGCACCTACCGCGGGTTCTCATGAATGTAGATGGAATGAGTCCCTCGCCCACGCTCCCTCTTATCCTCCCCAAATACTCATCTTCTGTATGGAATTCTCTTGAGGCTGTGAAACATGGTGGGtggttaatttttttccatgcagaatCGCAAGGTTTTGGTGGATTTGAAGGCTTTTGGGATAAAAGTTGCTTCTACCCTTAATGAGGCGCTGCACTGAAGCGTTCCTGGCGGATGGTCATTGCCattgagagctgctgctgaatctTGGCATCTGTTGATAATCACCTGCATGTTCTGTTTTTATCCTCAGCGATGACAGTATTGAAAGGTGATGTGCTTACAAGCTTGGAGGTGTTAAAAGCAATCCAACCAAGAGTCATTGTCTTCACAGTTCATTTTTTGATGATGAGACCCGGACTCAATGCGTAATGCACCGACTGTTACCGTCCTGAAGATTTgctacttcctttttttttgttgttgttgttttttttttaaggaatataCTTTTTTTGATGAAAATAGAGCTAGACCAAAATGAACCCTGCCGTGCTCTGTGAAATAAACTGTCAGTATCCCCCTGCCGGTCTGTCATCTTCTTGTGTGTTTTGGGCTCGCTTGCAAAGTGCTCTTCTTGCATTGACCCTCgtgtttctgctttttgtgcTTTGTGAGAGAACCTCGAGGTCTGACCTCGGGTTGGGAATTAGGAACAAGTTCTGCTTCATCTCTAAAAGAGTGGAAATGCGCTTTGCAGCTGCCGAGGGAGGTGGGAGAGTCACTGTCCATGCAGGGGTTCCAGAACCGTGGAGATGAGGCACTGAAGGACGTGGTCAGTGGGATGGGTagggttgggcttggggatctggGAAGTCTTTTCTAAcatgaatgattctatgaccagaGGAAGGTTTGGAGATTCTCCTTTCTGAGGTCAGTATTGTGCTGCATCCTCCCTCCTGTCCATGTTTTATCCAACAGCAGTTGACAAGCAGTCAAGTGGAAACGATGCGACACTGCAGACCCACACCTtgacttatatatatatacatatatataaaaaatatttggtgCTCATGGCCACATGGGGACAATGATGCACCACTGTTGCTGGTCTGGCAGCAGTCTTAAGCCAAACAAATGGGAAGCAATTCATTTCTAATGCACACTGTGCACGTCATTGCCCCAGGGTGCTGCGAAGACCAAAAAACATAAGCACATTTGAAGAGGAATAATTGGCTCTTATGTCCATTAGCACTTATTAAACACAACAGCCTGGATGTAAGATCCAGCTTGAGAAGTCCTTGAGCAGTTCTTTGCTGAAAGCATGTATTAAAGGAAGGGCTTGCTTGGTGTTTGCTCTATTTCTTCAGCCCAGGatctgctcccagctgcagacaGTGGGTGCTTTGGGTTAGGAGGGGATCTCGTCTGGGCCAGCCTGCGATTCTTCCTTGTTAATCAGCTGTTTTCTCCAACCCATGAATGGCTGCATTAAGGGACAGATGAAAGGgattaaagaaaacacaacgGTATCTCATTGGTTGGTGACTGATAGTCAGTTCTGTGTCAAGGATTCGACTGGCTCAGGGAATACCATCTGAGAGCGAAAAATAAAACTGCCCTAAGGGGAAGAGGGAGAGCTCCTGATTTCCACAGTACTGAATAATCTATAATGGGAGGCTGTGATTGCTGTACCCTTGGGAAAGACACTAAAAAGTCAAAGGGAGAGCAAAGAGAGTCATGTAGCCCGTGTCTGTTGTTCAAATAAAAGAACTGAGAACTGGCTGCTGGCTCTAAGCCCAAATGGCTTGGGACAGCCAACATTCTGCTATTTaactctttcttcttctctagaACTGCCCTTATTCATACAAGCTTAGTGGCACAGCTGTGATAGCTCCCATAGAACCTGGAAACCATGGTGGCGCAATCACTTTACTGGTAGAGCTGTAGTTCTGGGGTCTGGGAGGTTATGCTGGCATGGCCATACCATAGTTCTACAGTAACCTGCCATACAAAGCATCTCTTACATCCCTGCTAAAAGCCTTCATATGATGCAGTGGCTCAGAGCTTACAAAAAGTGGGCATGGAAagtccagctgtgctgtgagtgGCAGCAGTGACACAGGACTGAAGGCTTGTTCTGGTTGGCCATtccagagccatggggatgtgacactgagggacgtgggcagtggtaatggtggggttgggttggggttggggttctgagtggtgttttccaaccttctTGATTCTGTGATGGTGTGGTCAGGTCCGAATGATCTCCCTCCCTATGATCTCCATTACCTGATTTATCCAAAGCTCTCTTGCCTTCCCTCTtttctacttgttttcttttttgtttagctgcatcccttccccttcctattttttctttttctgacacaATTACTTTGTTGTTCCTTTCATTCCTCATTCACAAAGAGTTTTTCCCACAGTTCTGGCTCCACAAACATTAATTTCCCCTTTGTGTCTTTTTAAATGCACGTAGCTTTGAGCCCAGTGGCTCCTGTAGACCACGTGCCATGGGTTGATCATCTTTAATGTGAACAAGGTATTTTACAGTGCAATAGGGATCCCAACTCACTGCTTCTGGTGTCTGCATCTACACTGGGAGGAGACCCAGGGCACTGGGAGCTAATGAGAGGATGAACTCTTGCCCCTGCACCAGGTGTTCATCCTCCAGGGCTGCCTATTAGACACCCAGTGTCCTTTTGTAGACCTCTGGGGTATTTAATGCCCTCAGTTTCATGCAATAGGACCATAAGCATGGGCTGTAGCGCAGCCTTCGCACAGTGACAGCCATGTTGGGGCGCAGTGATAGCACAGGAATAGATCCAGGGCTAAGCACAGTGGCTGCCTATGAAAACGTGCTAATAGGTGGCACGAACACAGGGTCAGCTGCAATCCAGAAAGTCAATTCACAGTCAATTGGTGCATTTACAACAACTTACCAGCAGGCTGCTGCATGCCTTGCTGAAAGCTGGGGGTTGCTTTCAGGTTGGTTGGCAAGGTGTCAATAGCTTTACAACTTCAGCGAAGGGTTTCCTGTACTCAGGAGGTCTGTTCGTCCCAAAGAGAAGGATcaatgctgtgctgctcattgTGCTGATGACCCTctccacccacccacccaccctgGATGGCGCCCACCGGAGCCAACTCAATTGGGGATGGAAGGTCCTGAGACCAAACTCCCCAGTCCCCTGAGCCCACATCAGAGGCTGGGAAACCAAAGTCTTTTCCAGGTTGCTGCCAATTCATGTGCAAATGCTGGCCATGAGCAGGATGCCAGCTTGTGCCCTGCATCCCACTGATGGGAGAGGAGCAGAAGGGATCCAGctggaaagcacagagatggTGCTCCAAGAAAAGATGACTTTACTGGGACAGCAACAACGCAGGGTTGGttgttctttgcatttctgcttaGAATGAAGTAATACAAAGTGATGCTGGGAAAGGGAGGGTACAGGCTGAGTTGCATCAAGGAGTTTGGCAGTATTGAGGTTGATGGTTACTCTATGGAGccagctcagggctgctttGCTCCTTGCTATGAGCTTCAGCCAGCAATGGGATTGAGTTGGAGGGAAGACTGCTGAGAGTCACATGGGGCAAACCCTCCTGTCTGTCCTTGTAGATCTAATTACCTAATTATCACACATTAACGAGGGGCACTGTGTCTCCTGCCTGACACAATCTATCCCTGTTAGAGATGCCCCGTTTTGCTCTCAGAGCTGTACTTTATTTATTGGATTTAGCACGGTTTCCAGCAAGCTGGAGTCTCTATCAAATGAATTATTCCACCTGGACCCCAATTTGCTCTCCAGATGGCTCGTCCCTCATAAGCTGCCCTGGTGTGCTCTATTTTCCCCGATCCTCCACGAATTTTCCCTGGCTCCTCCCAGGCTGGCTGTTATTGACAGCTGCATGGCTAATGCCCTGTAGCTCTCCGGGcggagaaacaaaagcagatttctCCCCCACCTCTTCAGCAGAGAGCATAAAGGCAATGCTTTTGTGCTTCCCTAAGCATTGCCAGAGACAGGCTGAGCGTGCTTAGTGGAGGGGACTCATCTCTGCACAGAACCCCAGCGTGGATGGGAGCTCTCCGCAAGGGAGGCTGTGTTCATTAGGTTCCACCTGGAGGACTCAACCTTTGGGCCAGGTAATGTTGAGATTCTTGTGCTAACAGCTGGGAGAGCTTTCTCCTTACATATACAGAGTTTACCACTATGCAATATTGGGATGGAGGGAGTGATGCAGAGCGTGTGTGGGTAAGGGCAGTGGGAGAATCCCACTCTCTTCTTGGAGCTGGTATCCTGGGTAGATGAGAAGGGGAAGGAACTTTGGGTTTATCCAGGGAGGTCTCTCTTCGTAAGCTTGCTGACAGCAGGGGCTTGGAAATTTGCACAGGTCGGGGTGAGAAATGATGAAATGGGGATGTTTGCCTCCTTTGGCTGGAGCTGCGCGTGCCGGCAAGTCGCAGAGTTCACCATACCGCCTTTGTTGTAACTTTCTCTAAATCACTTTGAACTGACAGCGTTCCCCCTTCTGCTGCCTGAGCACTTCTCAGTGCCAACTGGGAGGTCTGGAGCCTCCACCCATTCCCCCAGCTTTGTTTAGGGATTTATGTAGAGCTCGATTCTCTGCCTCGCTGCCCCTCAAGTCTCTGCAGTGCCCCCATGGCAGCAGTAGGGTTGCCCTTGCTGATACCCCACCTGGAAGCCTGGTGCTGGCCCTGTGCTGTGCGCTTAAAAGATAAGTGTTGGCATTGCTATGCCTCTCATTTAACATGAAACTGATGCAGCAGTTGGGCAAGCAGGGGGGGACCTAGATTCAGTTCCTCATAGGACCTTGTGTCTGTGAAGCAGCAATTGGTTGGGATGCTTCTTGGGAAGAAGTAGTGCACCACGGATGGTTTGAATTTGTCTGGGTGAGGAAACAAGCTTGACAGGAGCTTTGTGatgtgagaaagaaaggaaacagtgtGGGAGTTGTTAATACGGCACAGACAGGGTAAAGCAACTGTCTTATAAAGAAACATCTAAAAGCAGAAGAGTGTggtgtgctgggatggggttggggatATCCTACAGGCCACatctgggttttgtttctgagatAACGTTGGTTATGGAGGATGAGGATAAAATCTGTCCGGATTTTGGCTGGAATCTGTACTGTCTGGTGCCACCAAGATGCAGAAATCACAGTGCTGTTGGATACTGTGGTCGGATATTTTAATTAACAGTCTGATCTGTTGTCTCCTTCACTGCTTCCCAATCAGGATGCATCGAATGATGAAAGAAGAATCAAGCTACAGGACGAGTAGCCTGGAAAATGCAACGCGTGACACAAGCAAAGAGCAGCTGCACGTGAAGCTCTGCAATGGGTCCTGCCATGCTGAACAAATCCTCCAGACACTGAACGCCTACCGGCGTGGTGGCATCTTCACAGATGTGGTGTTGTTAATCGATGGACAAGAATTCCCCTGCCACCGTGCTACTCTGTCAGCCAACAGCACTTATTTCCAGGCCATGTTTGGTGGCAATCTCAAGGAAGGCCACCAGAACATCATCAACATCCAGAAGATTTCTGCTTCCACCATGTCTCTCCTTCTTGACTATATGTATGGGGGGAACATTGTCATTCAGGAGGACAATGTTGAAGGCATCTTGGAACTGTCTGACTTGCTGCAGATCTCCAAGCTTAGGGATGCTTGCATCAGCTTCCTTGAAGGCCAGCTTCACCCCTGCAATTGTTTGGGCATCATGAAGTTTGCCGATTCGTTCTCCATCGCTTCCCTGACAGAAAAAAGCAAGAGGTTCATGCTGGAGTGTTTCGTGGAGGTGTCGTGCCATGAAGAGTTCCTAGAGATGGGTGTGAAGGAGCTGGTTGAGTATTTGTCCGATGAGCAGCTGGTGGTCCCCAAGGAGGAGGTGGTCTTTGAAGCTGTCATGCGCTGGGTACGGCACGACGTACCTGCCCGTAAGGGAGCCTTGAAGGATCTCCTTGAGCACGTGCGTCTGCCACTGCTCAACCCCACCTACTTCCTGGAGAAGGTGGAAATGGATGAGCTCATCCAGGACTCAAAGGAGTGCATCCCTCTGCTGCACGAAGCCCGCAAGTACTACATCCTAGGGAACGAGGTCAGCTCTTTGAGATCAAGGCCCAGAAGGTAAAACCCAATGTCGTCTTCCCTAGACCGCCATGAAGAAGGGAGATTTATGTCagatatgaggaggaaattaTTTCCCCAGAGGTGGTGAAGTCCCATCACTGCTGCCcaaagctgtggtgccccatccctggaggtgtctgaGGCCACCAatgggggccctgggcaacctgggcTGGTGGCTGACACCCATTCCATGGCAGGGGTTGAGGCTGAGTGGgttttaagatcccttccaatccaaccattctatgactttaCTTCACTTTAGCCTTCTAGTCATCAGCACACTGCCTGGCTCAAAGACGTAGCTGTTGGGTCAGTAATTAATGTCTAGGGGAAATAAAAGGCGTTGCAGTCCAAGTAGCTACCTAGGCACCCCAAATTCTGTACCTCTGATTTATTGATTGACATGAAGATAAAGAAATTCCAACCCAGGCAGCTGGCAGTATAGACTGGAAAATGTAAAGGATTTCTGGGGATGGGTATGTATGGGAATGTGcacttttctgtgatttttttttcacatggattTTTCTAGACTTA
The sequence above is a segment of the Excalfactoria chinensis isolate bCotChi1 chromosome 1, bCotChi1.hap2, whole genome shotgun sequence genome. Coding sequences within it:
- the KLHL35 gene encoding kelch-like protein 35 encodes the protein MHRMMKEESSYRTSSLENATRDTSKEQLHVKLCNGSCHAEQILQTLNAYRRGGIFTDVVLLIDGQEFPCHRATLSANSTYFQAMFGGNLKEGHQNIINIQKISASTMSLLLDYMYGGNIVIQEDNVEGILELSDLLQISKLRDACISFLEGQLHPCNCLGIMKFADSFSIASLTEKSKRFMLECFVEVSCHEEFLEMGVKELVEYLSDEQLVVPKEEVVFEAVMRWVRHDVPARKGALKDLLEHVRLPLLNPTYFLEKVEMDELIQDSKECIPLLHEARKYYILGNEVSSLRSRPRRFMELAEVIIIIGGCDRKGLLKLPFTDLYHPKSRQWTALSSVPGYTKSEFAACTLKNDVYISGGHISSNDVWVLSSQLNVWIKVACLQKGRWRHKMATLQGKIYAVGGFDGFYRLSSVECYDTFSNSWSTLAPLPQAVSSAAVVSCLNKLYVLGGAVDDTANTDKVQCYDPEDNKWTLLSPTPFYQRCISAVCLDNIIYVVGGLLSKIFSYDPRKDSWKEVAALPGPLESCGLTVCGGKIYILGGRDENGEGTDKAFTFDPITGSVEQQPPLQRCTSYHGCVTILQHMNR